The genome window GGAGGACAGTCGCGACGCCAAGGAGAAACTGAAATCCCTGCTGGCTGAGTTGGAGCAGCAGAAGATCATGCGCGATAAGATCAAGTCCCACTGGCAGAAGGAAAAAAGCCTGTTGCACAAGCTGCGCGACCTGCAGGAAGAAACCGACAGGCTGCGCCTGCAGCAGCAGGATGCCGAAAGGCGCAACGACTACGAGCTGGCCTCGCAGATCCAATACGGCAGGCTGCCTGAAAAAAAGAAGGAAAGCGCAGCGGTGCAGGCGAGCCTGGAGAAACTGCAGAAGGTAAAGAAGATCCTGACCGAGCAGATCGGCGAAGAAGACATCGCCGAGGTCGTGGCCAAATGGACGGGGATCCCGGTAAGCAAACTGCTCGGCGGCGAAAAGGAGAAGCTGGTGCGCATGGAAGAGATCCTGAAGCAGCGGGTGATCGGGCAGGATGAAGCGGTCAATGCCGTCTCGAGAATTCTGCGCCGGGCCAAGGCCGGCCTGCAGGATCCCCACCGCCCCATCGGTTCCTTCATTTTTCTCGGACCGACCGGCGTAGGCAAGACCGAGCTGGCCAAGGCGTTAAGCGAATTCATCTTCAACAGCGAAAAAGCCATGGTGCGCATCGACATGTCCGAATACATGGAAAAGCATTCCGTGGCCAAGCTGATCGGCGCCCCTCCCGGCTACATCGGCTATGACGAAGGCGGGCAACTGACCGAGGCGATCAAAAGGAAACCCTACGCCCTGATCCTGCTCGACGAGATCGAAAAGGCCCACCACGACGTGTTCAACCTGCTTCTGCAGATCCTGGAAGACGGTCGCCTGACCGACGCCAAGGGCAAAACCGTCAATTTCAACAATACCATCATCATCATGACCTCGAACCTGGGGTCGGAGATCATCCAGGAGCAAAGCGATTACCAGGAGATCAAAGCCAGGGTGCAGGAGTTGCTCTACAAGTATTTCAAGCCGGAGTTCCTGAACCGCATCGACGAGATCATCACCTTCAAGCCCCTGACCCCGGAAAACATAGTGAAGATCGCCGGCCTGCAAATCGCGCAGCTGCAAAAATTACTCGCCGAGCAAAAAATCACCCTGACCGTTTCCGAGCCGGCCTTGGCCCAGCTCGCCGCGGCGGGCTTTCATCCCTCGCTGGGCGCCCGGCCGCTGCGCCGCGTCATCCAGCACGAGATCCAGGACAAGCTGGCCATGATGATCCTCGACGGCAGCCTGCCGGCCAACGCCAAGGTGCTCGTCGATTACAAAAAGGAAAATTTCGTATTCAAGGCCAGCGCCGGGGAAGGATGAATTTTCGTATCGTTACAAAGTAAACTATTTACAAAAAGCGGCCAAAGTGGTAAAATATAATATAGCCAAAGTCAATATC of Candidatus Aminicenantes bacterium contains these proteins:
- a CDS encoding AAA family ATPase; protein product: MTNRYISDRFLPDKAIDLIDEASSKLRIEMDSQPEELDELERRIMQLEIERQALRKEDSRDAKEKLKSLLAELEQQKIMRDKIKSHWQKEKSLLHKLRDLQEETDRLRLQQQDAERRNDYELASQIQYGRLPEKKKESAAVQASLEKLQKVKKILTEQIGEEDIAEVVAKWTGIPVSKLLGGEKEKLVRMEEILKQRVIGQDEAVNAVSRILRRAKAGLQDPHRPIGSFIFLGPTGVGKTELAKALSEFIFNSEKAMVRIDMSEYMEKHSVAKLIGAPPGYIGYDEGGQLTEAIKRKPYALILLDEIEKAHHDVFNLLLQILEDGRLTDAKGKTVNFNNTIIIMTSNLGSEIIQEQSDYQEIKARVQELLYKYFKPEFLNRIDEIITFKPLTPENIVKIAGLQIAQLQKLLAEQKITLTVSEPALAQLAAAGFHPSLGARPLRRVIQHEIQDKLAMMILDGSLPANAKVLVDYKKENFVFKASAGEG